The following coding sequences lie in one uncultured Bacteroides sp. genomic window:
- a CDS encoding N-acetyltransferase, with translation MAVIVKQVSNKKELKEFIRFNIKLYKGNAYSVPDLYDDMLNTFNKDKNPAFEFCEAEYFLAYKDDKIVGRIAAIINHKANQTWNKKDVRFGWIDFIDDLEVSEALLKVVENYGKEHGMENIQGPLGFTDFDAEGMLIEGFDQLSTMATIYNYPYYPEHMQKLGYGKDADWVEFKIYIPETGVPEKHQRISDLIQRKYNLRVIKYTSGKKLAKDYGQAIFDLMNEAYSPLYGYSALSQKQIEHYMKIYLPVVDLKMVPLVVDQEGKLIAAGITMPSLSVALQKANGRLLPFGWFHLIKALFFGKRKVIDLLLIAVKPEYQNKGVNALLFSDLIPVYQKEGCIFAESNPELELNGKVQAQWEYFETVQHKRRRAFIKKIDL, from the coding sequence ATGGCAGTAATAGTTAAACAAGTATCTAATAAAAAAGAACTTAAAGAGTTTATTCGATTTAATATCAAGTTATATAAAGGCAATGCTTATTCGGTTCCAGATCTTTATGATGATATGCTTAATACATTTAATAAAGATAAAAATCCAGCCTTTGAGTTTTGTGAAGCAGAGTATTTCTTAGCATATAAGGACGACAAGATAGTAGGAAGGATAGCTGCCATTATTAATCATAAGGCCAATCAAACCTGGAATAAAAAGGATGTGCGATTCGGATGGATCGACTTTATTGATGACTTAGAAGTGTCTGAAGCGCTGCTTAAAGTGGTGGAGAACTATGGAAAGGAACATGGAATGGAAAACATTCAAGGTCCTTTAGGATTCACTGATTTTGATGCCGAAGGTATGCTGATTGAGGGTTTCGATCAGTTAAGTACGATGGCTACAATATACAATTATCCCTATTATCCGGAACATATGCAGAAACTTGGATATGGGAAAGATGCTGATTGGGTTGAGTTCAAGATTTATATTCCTGAGACGGGCGTGCCGGAAAAGCACCAGCGCATTTCCGATTTAATACAGAGGAAGTATAATCTTAGAGTTATAAAGTATACTTCAGGGAAAAAATTGGCTAAAGATTATGGACAGGCTATTTTTGATCTGATGAATGAGGCTTATAGCCCACTATATGGCTATTCTGCTCTTTCTCAAAAGCAGATCGAACATTATATGAAGATATATCTTCCAGTTGTCGATTTAAAAATGGTTCCTCTAGTCGTTGATCAGGAAGGTAAGCTAATTGCAGCTGGTATTACTATGCCATCCTTGTCGGTTGCATTACAAAAAGCCAATGGACGGTTGTTACCTTTTGGCTGGTTTCATTTAATTAAAGCGTTATTCTTTGGAAAAAGAAAAGTGATTGATCTTCTTTTGATTGCTGTAAAACCGGAGTACCAGAACAAAGGGGTGAATGCCTTATTATTTTCTGATTTAATTCCTGTTTACCAAAAAGAAGGTTGTATATTTGCGGAAAGCAATCCCGAATTGGAGTTAAACGGAAAGGTTCAGGCTCAGTGGGAATACTTTGAAACAGTTCAACATAAACGTCGTCGCGCGTTTATAAAGAAAATAGATTTGTAG
- a CDS encoding recombinase family protein: MGTKNYVGYFRTSTKDQNLGIDSQKSIIASYIKQHNGELIKSFEEHESGKNNERHELKAALDYCKDYNATLVIAKLDRLSRSVSFLFALRDSGVNIECVDLPELNTLNLAIFAGMAQHERELISDRTSKALQAKIEAGFVLGKPENLSLNLEKAITKSKETRKAKALSNPNNTRAYAFIKSMRVQNNSWACIMRELNKAGFKTSTGKQFTVKAVQLVMDLFESNK, encoded by the coding sequence ATGGGAACAAAAAATTATGTTGGTTATTTCCGAACAAGTACTAAAGATCAAAATTTAGGTATTGATTCCCAAAAATCAATTATTGCCAGTTACATTAAACAACATAACGGGGAATTGATTAAGTCTTTTGAAGAACACGAAAGCGGAAAGAACAATGAGAGACACGAACTAAAAGCTGCTCTGGATTATTGCAAAGATTACAATGCAACTTTGGTTATTGCAAAACTGGATAGACTTTCACGCTCTGTAAGCTTCTTATTTGCATTAAGAGACTCTGGAGTTAATATTGAATGTGTTGATCTTCCAGAACTCAATACTTTAAACCTTGCTATCTTTGCTGGTATGGCTCAGCACGAAAGAGAATTAATAAGTGACAGAACATCTAAAGCCCTACAAGCAAAGATAGAAGCTGGATTCGTTTTAGGTAAACCAGAGAACTTAAGCCTCAATCTAGAGAAAGCAATTACTAAAAGCAAGGAAACAAGAAAGGCAAAAGCTTTGAGTAACCCCAATAATACACGTGCATACGCTTTTATTAAATCAATGAGAGTGCAAAATAATAGCTGGGCTTGTATTATGAGAGAGTTAAACAAAGCAGGCTTTAAAACAAGTACTGGGAAGCAATTCACAGTTAAGGCAGTACAGTTAGTTATGGATTTATTCGAGAGTAATAAGTAA
- a CDS encoding phage integrase SAM-like domain-containing protein, whose product MIRLYYCLQKGGKTLSLCFSESGKPRKYKSVSNLLVGGFSVKNWNSKTCQFYKSPNSDINNQEINKFKKRYADVLEENPSISLEALYSYFDNKRIDSEQVNSIFDFIDMVINDEKMKPTGGCNYKCYEKLQKRLYEFEPYLKETTSKKMTFCALDETFCDAFKDWIIVKRKGDDYEGLTKLFVSLINRADKNKSVDFDKSKINKFKFTDRDINERICELPYTLTTEQIKVFANLDLTTVQGKYNIEKVQLFHDTCMLMLGTFMRPCDVILFKKENITNQSGKNFVRYVPKKKASISNKSKRKLATFPLTPEVEFIINKYAGQSDNNYILPLYSEERAQGLKDGKEGLLKQLNRNLNKWLKMVSGVMGLDPELCAYDFRHTSITHSLSIGKIPVITVSQWAGTSVEMIEKHYYNSSMDSSLPSAISGLYKVSA is encoded by the coding sequence ATGATAAGATTGTATTATTGTCTCCAAAAAGGAGGGAAAACTCTTAGTCTCTGTTTCTCTGAAAGTGGAAAGCCACGAAAGTATAAATCTGTATCAAACTTATTAGTTGGAGGGTTTTCCGTAAAGAACTGGAACTCTAAGACTTGCCAGTTTTATAAAAGTCCTAATTCTGATATAAACAATCAGGAAATCAATAAATTTAAGAAGCGATATGCTGATGTACTGGAAGAAAATCCCAGTATTTCCTTAGAAGCATTGTATTCATACTTTGATAATAAACGCATTGATTCTGAGCAAGTCAACTCTATTTTCGATTTTATTGATATGGTTATTAATGATGAAAAAATGAAACCTACTGGAGGATGCAACTATAAATGCTATGAAAAACTTCAAAAGAGACTTTATGAGTTTGAGCCCTATCTAAAGGAAACCACTTCAAAGAAAATGACCTTTTGTGCATTGGATGAAACTTTCTGTGATGCCTTTAAAGATTGGATAATTGTTAAACGAAAGGGGGATGACTACGAGGGTCTTACTAAGTTGTTTGTTTCATTGATAAATCGTGCTGATAAGAACAAATCTGTTGATTTTGATAAATCAAAGATTAATAAATTCAAATTCACAGATCGTGATATTAACGAAAGAATTTGTGAATTACCATATACATTAACCACAGAGCAAATAAAAGTATTTGCAAATTTAGACCTTACGACTGTACAAGGTAAATATAACATAGAGAAAGTTCAGTTATTTCATGATACTTGTATGTTGATGCTGGGAACATTTATGCGCCCATGTGACGTTATTCTCTTTAAGAAAGAAAATATTACGAACCAATCAGGCAAGAATTTTGTTCGCTATGTACCAAAGAAAAAGGCCTCTATATCTAACAAATCAAAACGTAAACTTGCTACTTTTCCATTAACACCAGAGGTTGAATTTATTATAAACAAGTATGCAGGGCAATCTGATAACAACTACATACTTCCGCTTTATTCAGAAGAAAGAGCACAAGGATTAAAAGACGGAAAAGAGGGATTATTGAAACAACTCAATAGAAATCTGAATAAATGGCTAAAGATGGTTTCAGGTGTAATGGGTTTAGATCCAGAACTTTGTGCTTATGATTTTAGGCATACTTCAATTACACACTCTTTAAGCATTGGTAAAATACCAGTTATAACCGTGTCTCAATGGGCTGGGACTTCAGTAGAAATGATAGAAAAGCACTATTATAACAGCTCCATGGATAGTAGTTTGCCTAGTGCAATAAGTGGTCTATATAAAGTTTCTGCTTGA
- a CDS encoding HAD family hydrolase: MKKEYQYLLLDLDGTITDPMIGITRSVQYALSFFGIKVLNLEELCPFIGPPLKDSFKEFYHFTDEQASLALKKYREYFAAKGMFENNVYEGIEEFLQSQVNKGRTIMIATSKPETFAKQILEHFKLDHYFSFIGGATLDGIRSTKTDVIKYVLESNQITDLSGAIMIGDRKHDIEGAKNNGIDSIGVLYGYGDKAELEKAEADFIVESIDGLKSILL; encoded by the coding sequence ATGAAAAAAGAGTACCAATATCTACTGCTCGATTTAGACGGAACAATAACCGATCCCATGATTGGCATCACCCGTTCTGTGCAATATGCCTTATCATTCTTTGGAATTAAAGTTCTCAATCTGGAGGAACTTTGTCCTTTCATTGGACCTCCCCTTAAAGATTCATTTAAAGAGTTCTATCATTTCACAGACGAACAGGCAAGTCTTGCTTTGAAAAAATACAGAGAATACTTTGCTGCTAAAGGAATGTTTGAGAACAATGTATATGAAGGTATCGAAGAATTTCTTCAATCGCAAGTGAACAAGGGAAGAACAATCATGATTGCTACCTCAAAGCCGGAAACTTTTGCGAAACAGATTCTGGAGCATTTCAAACTTGATCACTACTTTTCTTTTATTGGAGGAGCTACCTTAGACGGAATCCGTTCAACAAAAACAGATGTTATCAAGTACGTACTGGAATCAAACCAAATCACAGATTTATCTGGTGCAATAATGATTGGAGACCGTAAACATGACATTGAAGGCGCTAAGAATAATGGCATAGATTCCATCGGTGTGCTTTACGGATATGGCGATAAAGCTGAACTTGAAAAGGCTGAAGCTGATTTTATTGTTGAAAGCATTGACGGATTAAAGTCAATACTACTATAG
- a CDS encoding YbbC/YhhH family protein: protein MKYLCAVLLVLATFISCKKTHEEVHQKENNISIAKDWIKVDSAYAEFRSRNLETSHGVTRDIVPNEETAMKIAEVILFSIYGQKVYASRPYCIELRNGVWIIEGTLPKGCQGGVPYVEIQKKDGKVLKVIYGK from the coding sequence ATGAAATACCTATGTGCCGTTTTGCTTGTTTTAGCAACATTTATTTCTTGTAAGAAGACCCATGAAGAAGTTCATCAAAAAGAAAATAATATATCAATTGCTAAGGATTGGATAAAAGTTGATTCTGCCTATGCTGAATTTCGATCAAGAAACCTTGAAACAAGTCATGGTGTGACAAGAGATATAGTTCCTAATGAAGAAACTGCAATGAAAATAGCTGAGGTAATATTGTTCTCTATTTATGGTCAGAAAGTATATGCTAGTCGGCCATACTGTATAGAACTAAGGAATGGTGTATGGATTATTGAAGGTACACTTCCTAAAGGTTGCCAAGGAGGAGTTCCTTATGTAGAAATTCAGAAAAAGGATGGAAAGGTACTAAAAGTTATATATGGTAAATAG
- a CDS encoding glycoside hydrolase family 97 protein, whose protein sequence is MRKAFLFLFLTCSILMTKAESIKSPDGNLELNFNVKDGVPTYQLTYKSKPVINESKLGLQLKEEPSLLKDFTLTNVETSTFDENWNPVWGEVKTIRNHYNELAATLTQQAADRCIVIRFRLYNDGLGFRYEFPQQKNFNYFVIKEEKTQFAMAGDHKAFWLPGDYDTQEYSTVTSNLSEIRGKMKAAITSNASQTSFSPTGVQTPLMMKSKDGLYINIHEAALVDYSCMHLNLDDKTMTFESWLTPDAIGDKGYMQTPCQSPWRTIIVSDDARDILASKTILNLNDPCKYTDTSWIKPIKYVGVWWEMITGKSTWAYTDVPAVKLGVTDYSKTKPNGKHAANTAHVKEYIDFAAKHGFDAVLVEGWNEGWEDWFGKTKDYVFDFVTPYPDFNVKELHRYAASKGVKMIMHHETSSSVRNYERHMDKAYQFMVDNGYNAVKSGYVGNIIPRGEYHYGQWMVNHYLYAVTKAAEYKIMVNAHEAVRPTGLCRTYPNLIGNESARGTEYEAFGGSNPDHTTILPFTRLMGGPMDYTPGILDTRISFLPGKHSFVHSTLVRQLALYVTMYSPLQMAADLPESYNKYLDAFQFIKDVAVDWDDSKYLEAEPGDYITVARKAKGTNNWFVGNTSDENGHVSNLSFGFLDPGKKYIATIYCDAADAHYEKNPSAYTIKKVVVTGKSKITLKAAPGGGYAISIIEAKDAKELKGLKKL, encoded by the coding sequence ATGAGAAAAGCATTTCTGTTTTTATTCTTAACCTGTTCGATTCTGATGACAAAAGCTGAATCTATCAAGTCTCCGGATGGTAATCTGGAACTGAATTTTAATGTTAAGGATGGTGTCCCTACTTATCAACTGACTTACAAGAGCAAACCTGTTATTAATGAAAGTAAATTGGGACTTCAACTCAAAGAGGAACCAAGTCTTCTGAAGGATTTTACCTTAACCAACGTTGAAACAAGCACTTTCGATGAAAACTGGAATCCGGTTTGGGGCGAAGTGAAAACCATTCGCAATCATTACAATGAACTGGCTGCAACATTAACCCAGCAGGCCGCCGACCGCTGCATAGTGATCCGTTTTCGTTTGTATAATGATGGGTTGGGCTTTCGTTATGAATTCCCTCAGCAAAAAAACTTTAATTACTTTGTGATTAAAGAGGAGAAAACTCAGTTTGCCATGGCCGGAGATCATAAAGCTTTCTGGTTACCAGGAGACTATGATACACAAGAATACAGTACTGTTACTTCCAATCTCTCAGAGATCCGTGGAAAGATGAAAGCAGCCATTACTTCAAACGCTTCGCAGACATCTTTCTCACCCACAGGAGTACAAACCCCGTTGATGATGAAGAGCAAGGATGGACTTTATATCAATATTCACGAAGCTGCATTGGTTGACTACTCTTGTATGCACCTTAATCTGGATGATAAGACAATGACTTTCGAATCATGGCTTACCCCCGATGCCATTGGTGACAAAGGATATATGCAGACACCTTGCCAGTCGCCTTGGCGTACAATCATTGTGAGCGATGATGCACGTGATATATTGGCGTCTAAAACCATTCTTAATTTAAATGATCCTTGTAAATATACTGATACTTCCTGGATTAAGCCAATTAAGTATGTAGGTGTTTGGTGGGAAATGATTACAGGGAAAAGTACCTGGGCTTATACCGACGTGCCCGCCGTTAAACTTGGTGTAACAGACTATTCAAAAACGAAACCGAATGGCAAGCATGCGGCGAACACTGCACATGTGAAAGAATATATTGATTTTGCTGCAAAGCATGGTTTTGATGCGGTGTTGGTAGAAGGATGGAACGAAGGCTGGGAAGACTGGTTTGGTAAAACGAAAGATTATGTTTTCGACTTTGTTACTCCATATCCTGATTTCAACGTAAAGGAGCTTCACCGATATGCAGCAAGCAAAGGTGTGAAAATGATAATGCATCATGAAACCTCTTCTTCAGTGCGTAACTATGAGCGCCATATGGATAAAGCCTATCAGTTTATGGTGGATAATGGCTACAATGCAGTGAAGAGTGGTTATGTTGGCAATATTATCCCTCGTGGAGAATATCATTACGGTCAATGGATGGTAAACCACTATCTATATGCTGTAACCAAGGCTGCCGAATATAAAATCATGGTTAATGCCCACGAAGCTGTTCGTCCTACAGGACTTTGTCGTACCTATCCCAATTTGATAGGCAATGAATCTGCCCGTGGTACAGAATATGAAGCTTTTGGTGGAAGTAATCCAGATCATACTACTATTCTTCCGTTTACCCGCTTAATGGGTGGGCCGATGGATTATACCCCCGGTATTCTGGATACCAGAATCAGTTTCCTTCCAGGGAAGCACTCTTTTGTTCACAGCACATTAGTTCGTCAGTTGGCGCTCTATGTAACCATGTATAGTCCATTACAAATGGCTGCCGATCTGCCCGAAAGTTATAATAAATATCTGGATGCTTTCCAATTTATAAAAGATGTAGCAGTTGACTGGGATGACAGCAAGTATCTGGAGGCAGAACCAGGTGACTATATTACAGTAGCTCGTAAGGCAAAAGGAACGAATAACTGGTTTGTAGGTAACACAAGTGATGAGAATGGGCATGTATCCAACTTATCATTTGGTTTCCTTGATCCGGGTAAAAAGTACATTGCAACCATTTATTGTGATGCGGCCGATGCACATTATGAAAAGAATCCTTCAGCATATACCATAAAGAAAGTTGTGGTAACCGGCAAATCCAAAATCACGTTGAAGGCAGCTCCAGGTGGAGGTTATGCTATCAGCATTATCGAAGCAAAGGATGCAAAAGAGCTGAAAGGCTTAAAGAAGTTATAA
- a CDS encoding class I SAM-dependent methyltransferase: protein MNKLTINSCPLCGGTHLNKKMTCTDFYASGEQFDLFQCGNCSFQFTQGFPVEKEIGKYYETPDYISHSDTKKGMMNELYHLVRMRMLQNKAKLINRTTGKSSGRILDIGTGTGYFAHTMQTKGWTVEAIEKSEQARLFAKNNFNLDVKNEAGLDELSAGSFDVITLWHVMEHLEHLDNTWEQLYELLADNGCLIVAVPNCSSYDAQKYKEFWAAYDVPRHLWHFTPDTMQKFGEKHRFKLINHLPMPFDAFYVSILSEKYKKSTCSLFKGMYAGTIAWLHSLNNEKKSSSIIYVFRKKDYEK from the coding sequence ATGAATAAACTCACGATAAACTCCTGTCCTCTCTGTGGTGGAACACACCTTAATAAGAAGATGACATGTACTGATTTTTATGCTTCCGGAGAGCAATTCGACCTTTTTCAGTGCGGGAATTGCAGCTTCCAGTTTACACAGGGGTTTCCTGTTGAAAAAGAAATTGGTAAATACTACGAAACACCAGATTATATATCCCATAGCGATACGAAAAAAGGAATGATGAACGAGCTTTATCACTTGGTGCGTATGCGTATGCTTCAAAACAAGGCAAAGCTTATTAACCGCACTACAGGAAAAAGTTCGGGAAGGATTCTGGATATCGGTACCGGAACCGGATATTTTGCTCATACTATGCAAACTAAAGGATGGACAGTTGAAGCTATTGAAAAAAGTGAGCAAGCACGGTTATTTGCCAAAAATAATTTTAATCTGGATGTAAAAAATGAAGCTGGATTAGATGAACTCTCTGCCGGTTCATTCGATGTCATCACCTTGTGGCACGTAATGGAACACCTGGAGCATCTGGATAATACATGGGAACAACTTTATGAGTTACTGGCAGACAACGGATGCCTGATAGTAGCTGTACCTAATTGCTCTTCCTATGATGCACAAAAATACAAAGAATTCTGGGCAGCTTATGACGTTCCCCGGCATTTATGGCATTTCACTCCCGACACTATGCAGAAGTTCGGTGAAAAACATCGTTTTAAGTTAATAAACCATCTCCCAATGCCATTTGATGCATTTTATGTGTCAATCTTGAGTGAAAAATATAAAAAGAGCACATGCAGCCTATTTAAAGGAATGTATGCGGGCACTATAGCCTGGCTTCACTCTTTGAACAATGAAAAGAAGAGCAGCTCTATTATTTATGTATTCAGAAAAAAAGATTATGAAAAGTAA
- a CDS encoding permease-like cell division protein FtsX, with the protein MKSKHKKNTIPYFDIQSITSSISTMLVLLLLGLVVFFVLSANNLSVYVRENINFSILISDDMSEPDILNMQKELNKEPFVKESSYISKAQALREQSAAMGTDPEGFLGYNPFTASLEVKLNSAYANSDSIAKIEKKIKKNTNIQEILYQKDLIDSVNKNIRNISVVLLCLAGLLTLISFALINNTIRLTIYSKRFLIHTMKLVGASWGFIRKPFLVRNIWIGIISAFAADAVLLGGAYLLVNYEPELISIITPQVMLIVCSSVLLFGVIITFLCAYLSINRYLRMKASTLYYI; encoded by the coding sequence ATGAAAAGTAAACATAAAAAAAATACTATTCCATACTTCGATATTCAAAGTATAACCTCCAGCATTAGCACAATGCTTGTGCTTCTCTTACTGGGATTAGTTGTATTCTTTGTACTTTCGGCAAATAATCTTTCAGTGTACGTACGTGAGAATATCAACTTTTCGATCCTCATCAGTGATGATATGTCTGAGCCGGATATTCTTAATATGCAAAAGGAACTAAATAAAGAACCGTTTGTCAAAGAGTCCAGCTATATTTCCAAAGCGCAGGCACTTCGGGAACAGAGTGCCGCAATGGGCACCGATCCAGAAGGATTTTTAGGTTACAATCCTTTTACCGCTTCACTTGAGGTAAAACTGAATTCCGCTTATGCAAACTCTGACAGTATAGCGAAAATCGAGAAAAAAATAAAAAAGAATACAAATATCCAGGAGATCCTCTATCAGAAAGACCTGATTGATTCTGTGAACAAGAATATCCGCAACATCAGTGTGGTGCTGCTTTGTCTGGCAGGATTGCTCACATTAATCTCTTTTGCCCTTATCAACAACACGATCCGCTTAACCATTTACTCTAAAAGATTCCTGATTCACACCATGAAACTGGTTGGTGCCAGCTGGGGCTTTATCCGGAAACCGTTTCTTGTACGTAATATCTGGATTGGAATAATCTCAGCTTTTGCAGCAGATGCGGTATTGCTGGGAGGAGCTTACTTGTTGGTAAACTACGAACCGGAACTGATTTCCATCATAACACCTCAAGTAATGCTTATCGTTTGTTCATCAGTGTTGCTTTTTGGAGTCATTATCACATTCTTATGCGCTTACCTCTCAATCAACAGGTACCTGAGAATGAAAGCTAGTACGCTCTATTACATTTAA
- a CDS encoding DUF3098 domain-containing protein — protein MDKKKFAFDKTNFILLAIGMLVVILGFILMAGPGTTETTFQADIFSVRRIKVAPVVCFLGFIFMIYGVIHKPKTDK, from the coding sequence ATGGACAAAAAGAAATTCGCCTTTGATAAGACCAACTTTATCTTACTGGCAATTGGAATGCTCGTTGTTATATTGGGTTTTATATTAATGGCAGGCCCTGGAACAACTGAAACAACCTTTCAGGCTGATATTTTCAGCGTACGCAGAATAAAAGTAGCTCCTGTAGTTTGCTTCTTAGGATTCATTTTTATGATCTACGGAGTTATTCATAAACCTAAAACGGATAAATAA
- a CDS encoding undecaprenyl-diphosphate phosphatase produces the protein MGDLTLLQTILIAIVEGLTEFLPVSSTGHMIIAQNMLGVQSTEFVKAFTVIIQFGAILSVVVLYWNRFFKLNKCKVFDKETAADKPFLGKVVVYFKRFIYKFDFYWKLLIAFIPAAVFGFIFSNKIDEMLESVEVVATMLVIGGIFMLFVDKIFTKVDESKGLTEKKALNIGLFQCIAMIPGVSRSMATIVGGMAQKMSRKTAAEFSFFLAVPTMFAATAYKLLKLLMEPNGIEVLSQNVGALIIGNVVAFIVALLAIKFFISFVTKYGFKAFGYYRIIVGGIILVMILLGHNLEVV, from the coding sequence ATGGGAGATTTAACCTTATTGCAAACCATACTTATTGCCATCGTGGAGGGACTCACTGAGTTTCTTCCTGTCTCTTCAACGGGACATATGATCATTGCACAAAACATGCTGGGAGTGCAGAGTACTGAGTTTGTAAAAGCATTTACTGTAATCATTCAGTTTGGAGCCATCCTGTCTGTTGTGGTTCTTTATTGGAATCGTTTTTTTAAGCTAAATAAGTGTAAAGTCTTTGATAAAGAAACTGCAGCCGATAAACCTTTTCTGGGCAAGGTTGTTGTTTATTTCAAAAGATTTATATATAAATTTGATTTCTACTGGAAACTCTTAATTGCCTTTATTCCTGCAGCTGTATTTGGTTTTATTTTTAGCAATAAAATTGATGAGATGCTGGAGAGTGTAGAGGTTGTTGCTACAATGCTCGTTATCGGAGGAATATTCATGCTCTTTGTTGATAAGATATTTACTAAAGTAGACGAGAGCAAAGGGCTAACAGAAAAAAAAGCATTGAATATAGGACTTTTCCAATGTATCGCCATGATACCGGGAGTATCCCGTTCAATGGCTACCATTGTGGGGGGTATGGCACAAAAAATGTCAAGAAAGACTGCTGCCGAATTTTCTTTTTTCCTTGCTGTCCCTACTATGTTTGCAGCTACAGCTTATAAACTGCTGAAGCTTCTTATGGAACCCAACGGAATAGAAGTTCTAAGCCAGAATGTAGGAGCACTGATAATAGGAAATGTTGTGGCATTTATTGTGGCACTGCTTGCCATCAAGTTTTTCATCAGTTTTGTAACCAAATACGGATTCAAAGCTTTTGGTTATTACAGAATCATTGTGGGAGGAATCATCCTGGTGATGATATTATTAGGACATAATTTAGAAGTTGTTTAA
- the truB gene encoding tRNA pseudouridine(55) synthase TruB gives MNFIEGEVLYFNKPLTWTSFNLVAKVKYPLLRKLRVKKLKVGHAGTLDPLATGVMIICTGKATKRIEEFQFQTKEYIATIRLGATTPSYDLEKEIDATYPTEHITRELVEETLKKFIGSIEQIPPAFSACKIDGERAYELARAGKEVELKPKTLVIDEIELLECNLPEIKIRVVCSKGTYIRALARDIGEALNSGGHLTGLIRTRVGDVRLEHCMEIENFVEWLDKQDIEVN, from the coding sequence ATGAACTTTATTGAAGGAGAAGTATTATACTTCAACAAACCACTAACGTGGACTTCTTTTAATCTCGTAGCAAAGGTAAAGTATCCTCTGCTGAGAAAACTAAGAGTAAAAAAACTAAAAGTAGGACATGCAGGAACACTGGATCCGCTCGCTACAGGTGTAATGATAATATGCACCGGGAAAGCAACCAAGCGAATCGAAGAGTTTCAGTTTCAGACAAAAGAATATATTGCCACTATCAGGCTGGGAGCAACCACTCCTTCCTATGATCTGGAGAAAGAGATTGATGCCACTTACCCCACGGAACACATTACCCGTGAACTGGTAGAAGAGACTCTGAAGAAATTTATTGGAAGCATTGAACAGATTCCTCCGGCTTTTTCGGCCTGCAAGATAGATGGCGAAAGGGCTTACGAACTGGCAAGAGCAGGGAAGGAAGTAGAACTGAAGCCTAAAACTTTGGTTATTGATGAAATTGAATTATTGGAGTGTAATCTACCTGAAATAAAAATCCGGGTGGTGTGCAGTAAGGGCACATACATCCGTGCACTCGCCAGAGACATTGGAGAGGCGCTGAACAGTGGCGGTCATCTCACCGGACTTATCCGCACCCGTGTGGGAGATGTCAGACTAGAGCATTGCATGGAAATTGAGAACTTTGTGGAATGGCTGGATAAACAAGATATAGAAGTAAACTAA